Below is a genomic region from Miscanthus floridulus cultivar M001 chromosome 1, ASM1932011v1, whole genome shotgun sequence.
ATTTTGAAGGAATCTGGAGGAATCTGAATgaatctgtgagagaaaaacactgttccggatgaaaaaagaagcggatcaagccgggtttaaggatcaagcccgttcgcgtgtccttaaacccggcttgatccgcttcttttttcatccggaacagtgttttcctctcacagattcatccagattcctccaaaaaTTCCTCTGAaagaatctggatgaatctgtgagaggaaaacactgttccagatgAAAAAAAACATTTGTTGTGTGAGAACCATTTAGCTTGTTCTAAAGGGACTCCACCATTATCTATGCCTGGGTTCCAAAGATCCAAAAGTATGCCACCGAGGATTCAGTCACTCAAACCTCCTACGTAAGCAAGGCTGCAATACAAGAGAGAAAATATTCTCTACATCAAATGCGTCGTAAAAATCTGAAATCTACATCACACCTTGAGTCTAAGTTCAATGATAAACAATCAGAAGTAATAATCAGATTAAATGGAAGAGAAAGTAAGGAGGATTACTTCAGGAAAGAGGGTCCATGAAAAATCTAGATTCGCTTCATGCATGTGGATTTTTGACGAATATATACCACAAGTATCTTCATCAGTGAGAAACAACTTGACATTTAATACTATCATTCATGGATAGTGTaaaaattaaagttatgatatatttatgAGTAAATATTTTTACGCTTTGCAATGACAAAAAAATTATCATGATTATTGTCGAGGATCAATACTATGATACCCGAAGAgtaggagctaatggtcatcaacattgattcatccaagcagtcaaTAGCACGaatacagctccaaccgacccttaggtgcgcgggctccgcctcgcctgacctttgggggcgggctcctcctcgcccgacctctgagtcgggggctccgcctcgtccggccTCTGAGTCaggggctccatcttgcccgacccctcaAACGAGGCTCCTGACGGAAGCCCGTGCCGCCGTCAAGCACTAtaggccagaaagtacaacccatgGTCAAATTTCTgacatcgtgcagggagcgggcacatctcaacatgacatGTGCTCGCGACATGTCACTCTTGAGAACTCATATCACCAACAGCgacggacgcgtggtcactatgaTGCCTACTCTCTGTACGGCCGCTGACCAGCACGATGGTTCGCCGTGTCGCCCGCCAGGACGGAATGAGACGTCGCGACCCGCTGACAACGTCGGGGCGTGGCATCAGCGGCGAACAGGCACCCGcgcgtggagccatccctatcacCATCTGCAGTGTCGGTGGGACCCGCAGAAAGGAGCAGAAAGGACAGCGgtcctagaagccttcctctccttggctcttctccctctttctctttgTGTAACTTGctcttccccttcgtctataaaagaaGAAGCAGGACGCCCTAGGAGGGGAACGGCGGTTCACCACTCTACACGGCTGTAGACATTAAAACACATGCTCTAACACACCTTAGGAGCACACGAACACCAGAGATttgggatcatttccctctctcgtccgtttgtaacccctatcataaacttttagtgctagtaacacgagcagcagcgacgaactggatgtagggacattctgcccaaaccagtataaacctcgtgtcctctaagcacaccatccaagccagacgcgcaatactagaaatttactagttggtaactcgaaaccccgatagttggtgcgctaggtaagGGCGTTTTGCGCATCTCGACGttcaaatcaggtctcggatggctagtcatggcgttagctaggtcccgggcgcgcacgtgcgctttgggaacctggacttcatcattatGATAGAGggcgtccaacctctccacttcaccgatctcgacgcgatcgccgaggcgcttgaggagctgcagctgcacgcaccaGAGGCCCACACCCCCGGGAGCGACCAACTCCTCGGCTCTGATTATaagaggctagagcgccagctcgacgCCTTCTTGGGATCCCAACCATCCcgggaggacctgcgccaccacaccttctcgttcgccaacatcATGACGTAGCTTGTCGGAGGAGAGCTGCTCTTCTCAaaatacctcatctagagcgccCCGACAACGCTCATGTCTAGTCTCTGCAATgccacagagaccgttggccaccttgtggcgcaatgcATGTCTCCATCCCCCGCGaacgatgagttcgtggggatgaccaaatatgtcgCGGAATCTTTGCACGACCTTCTCGCGGGAGAATCGGGGTcgccctccgactctgactccagcagggggagccatcgcCTTTcacgtgaatgtttcatggtaggaaCCCCCGAGGgatacgtcgaaagcatccatgagggagaggctaccccaacgaacgacctcgatgacgaggtcgagggggatgcaggggccccacctcgcctgcgggtagagcagctgaaggcccagcaccaagagatcgaggaagcacgactctagcttgAGTAGGAACACGTGGAGCTCGagtgagagatcgagcgccatggagacggtgggcgtgcgcatGCCGTGGCCCGCAAcatgaaccaaaggatcatcgaggactatgaagccctcccacacttcacccgggcaagccagaacatcgctgctatggtggccttgcttTGGGGGCTTACGTGACCCACGACGcctgaggatcatcgggcccatagTGAGATTCATACGCTTCTCGAGCATGCGATAGCGCAGTAGGTCGAGAGCTCACTATCCCGATGATGCGAGCTCTACGCTAGCCGACACGTGCCCTCAGAGCGACCCGACAAGGATGTATCAATCCAGTAGACGTAGCAAGGCAACAGGTCGCGCACCAtggtcctggtgcatgagcgtctcggtctCCACCATGGCACAtgcaacaccctcgacgcccgtaggCGTACCTACAGTGATGCGAGGGAGGAGTCTAGCCGCAGCTGCCACCCTTGTcgtggcggatgctacgacagcggtgaggaccaaagcccaagccctGACTTATCGGGACCTTAGgtctttggccgacacatcctcaacgtcatctTCCCACCGTGGTACCAACCGCCGatcaacatcctaaaatactctggggaaatgaaccccgaactgtggctcgaggattattggcttgcttgccaagctggtggagcggataatgatgatttcattatccgcaaccttccattgttcctggccgatttggcacgaacgtggttggaacaccttccgcccaaccgaatccaaagttgggcagacctaaaagagatctttgtgggaaacttctagggcacatacgcatgtcctaggaacccatgggatctcaaaaactgccgaTAGAAATCTAgggaaactctttgtgggtacatccgatgcttctcccggTAATGCAATGAGCTACCCAACATCGCTGACatcgacgtcataggagctttcctatcaggaccacctgtgagtccctggttcacatgctaggacataagggcccacaaaccaccaaggagctccttgacatcgccactagccatgcctcgggtgaggaggcggtcggggcgATTTTCgatcgcctcaaaggcaaggctaaGTGGGACGAGTACGTCGGCGAAGGCGTCTCCAACCATCCCAgtaaaaagaagaacaagcagtggtgcGAGGGCTAGCTCATGGCCACTACCGACCGCAAGGGGGtcggaagcccaccgagggtaccccggaccacttcgagaagctactcgaagggccatgcccgaaccatgccttccccgtcaagcacctatacaaagacTATGTCcccatgaagcggttcttgtctggaggctccaataAGGGGGAGCAATGAAAGGAGCCCAAGTCGACCACAGACAACACCGAGGGAAAGGATAGTAGATTTTTAGcgttggatggctgcctcatgatctttggagggtcagcggcctatgactccaagcgccgctagaagcTTGTGCACCGTGAGGTCTATATGGCTGAGCCAGCCATGCCTACCTTTCTCTGATGGTCGGAgttcgccataacctttgatctaaCCGACCACCCGAAAAGCGTCCTACAGCCAGgaagatatccgctcgtggttgacccgatcattggcacgaagtggctcaccaaggtgctgatagatggaggcagcgacctcaacatcatatatgctaagacgctcgatgccatgggcatcgaccgagcacgCATCTGGCCGAccaggaaagcaggccatgccacttgggcacaTCGATCTTCCCATCACCTTCGAGGATTCGACCAATTACAGgacagagacccttacctttgaggtggtcaggttccatgaaacctaccacgccatcctgggacgtccatgctacatgaagttcatggccgtccccaactacacctatctgaagttaaAGATGTTGGGTCCGTGCGGGGTCATCActgttggcacctccttccagtgtgcctatgagtgcgaggtcgagtgttgcgaACACGCTGCGGCAATTGTCACCT
It encodes:
- the LOC136452962 gene encoding uncharacterized protein, whose protein sequence is MPLGHIDLPITFEDSTNYRTETLTFEVVRFHETYHAILGRPCYMKFMAVPNYTYLKLKMLGPCGVITVGTSFQCAYECEVECCEHAAAIVTSRGLVTIREEVIKEAPDPKQSIGSFDPIEGAKDVPIDPRSSKGKVVCIGTMLSSK